One window of the Leishmania panamensis strain MHOM/PA/94/PSC-1 chromosome 16 sequence genome contains the following:
- a CDS encoding cullin-like protein (TriTrypDB/GeneDB-style sysID: LpmP.16.1180), with protein sequence MHNSTARRRTSAEPQRQTQEGHHQKHEDAAHNQRQGSYMISSSGAALEGAQSLQAAHWARYSSRAPQQQPEITQNVGGTPASLLLSRSIRDQTHPRTTGSPSSVISARRAHSADDKNNTSVRGNESLTIGMPRSLSRHTTAFPSHYLSTSSPSTSSSSPTTASTAELEMPMQLESLWSNIDRYLFAVYTTLQTGDESSLRSLRCPKHRMSWYTVIYNACSGDPTKSRELYARLALLLLHLLESHVLFPILQNVDHSRVQFLTGTEDYRGTHGSGSAQQDQSSRSAPTESGATGGSSSSGWSRFKNIAAAAATSEPVHRAPSKETNRSSSYRRSSSGHGNTNGSFAFVRRLLYPSSYPTETTTAARTTPVGGEGSKISKEKVGARWPPQSPRAPATPAPVDGGAITSSSVVGRGTSWFGQQGSSARWGAAPTSGPHGTFSHHHARVASKTGRVLVDAEEEVLSEVNTISPASRHSPRRLQLRESSSDSSSAAALASFNDTEEGSPGLRTGADDDEDESLHTMNSYLSSEHIGPLGRIRTSTHSGEDTSAAAVREGGMAELPTNAISSLMSTLTPGDHTLSPSLSPDPSVMTPIIASNTTSSPVRDTAVTLAPSAASVTTNEAAASPTVLVFSATATTATPAAHAADPAHPNERRFSLCYTFLQEWRTFLVFRSVVLSCFRYLDQYYTRRFGMDTITLMCFKVFYVVVYEPLRPLLRMELRYLMQYVREVFETTDQVAWEQLGLIQETYRVITELLLLVQSTSSSMVAQQQQQQQTGPSVSGGGGGTAAAVGAATASAARSPNIMNTPPSLVAPFAEGVSSVVDPLTIATSAVAETSERSHSGSRARSAVSGHNFSTPSSAASTPNVGLLDTRNSASTAATPSPVVAGGERSGAHSHVSRRRRLLSLFTSGRLGDGAKGGSNSGRAQRATSTPADLRPSLASAASSAAGQPAPFESNRGVGADNKDMLRSKGGRDGDSGGLSARDEADGRSDQQQEGAVKSYYIAAPAVVVDLRGTVELRDRLEGHTAAHHLTTQALKQWEGMPADRRPRLGTIIKEIAKPLTTIVMEDVANEYVAGIYAFYRYRRDAHRRSEQGRRGYVAWAVSVKELERHVWRRVQLPFLHASLRSALNEVLVVEPHRSILLDTRFGLRALLDAWSANVEAAGLCLAPQMSATTAWSSGAAAQVGGSEYLESLISTGLRGSHQSRSSPFPHQRTTRSPFFEADEMHEETSPISFSFLSGEEEKKDDGRHSGSGGGDWCRVQWTTAASGDSHSTVVSAINRGSGNRLTEDRGAWAGRGRGERHPSTVAVGSTPRGMSSMDNSIWAPPKEAATSAASAPYQGLAEQPSPSSGTTASVETSWTISGEAEGDLASALVALESLYRLFTDVTKDECFVLMAAILITKLIRDAADIIERYLCAVSRPASAAPSQPHPQTPGIEFMAGLVGLMARYTDLVESVFHNHATVLGALFNAIEELMCPFRWTRKGALQASQQRAHEALMAAAATATPRALGRSLSQFASSAGADLPNVLLSRDARQASMPLIALAANYPQAVQQLKLSVLVARYVDFLLQQECRGSRVLSGNLHKRLRLVAQLVALLEDKDTFLEHYRLCLARRLLSYSSGPVPPQSGAPPGTVSAAVGGKAKQALAVGRAVQRSSASFSPNLEVERLLVSFLQSHLGVTATHAFEAMLRDYEGAERTRNLFEQKLAYLELPAKIRVQLIASAQWPAYPMPPLQAHTSLQRGMEAFRDHYARQHPSRALLWVFSLGSATLTAEFVSGTKQVVASTLSATLLLVVSDAYNAEAPDAAQAGVLTGVQLARILGLPFHALRAHLHLLTQHRAFNLLRWIPANSGAGAAAAFIMENDSFSLNPSYAHTLRAIRLPLPKAHPTDVPSGGPRAFDGSTELATRSEPSTTSSRAAAPVTAFADEDAVVARHVQATRRVLLDAALVHILKSHRVVLFEDLFQTVAKHLSRQFVPSRRDIKAQLEGLIDRDYVKRSPNDPKMFIYLS encoded by the coding sequence ATGCACAACTCCACAGCGCGAAGACGCACTTCTGCcgagccgcagcggcagacacAGGAAGGCCATCATCAGAAGCACGAGGATGCTGCACACAATCAACGACAAGGAAGCTACATgatctccagcagcggcgctgccctcGAAGGGGCGCAGTCGCTTCAAGCAGCTCACTGGGCACGTTATTCGAGTagggcgccgcagcagcaacctgAGATCACACAAAACGTTGGCGGCACGCCAgcctcactgctgctgtcgcggaGCATACGCGACCAGACGCACCCTCGCACTACCGGTAGCCCCTCCAGCGTGATCAGCGCGCGCAGGGCGCATAGTGCCGACGACAAGAACAACACCAGCGTCCGCGGAAATGAATCCCTCACGATCGGGATGCCGCGAAGCCTCAGCCgacacaccaccgccttccCGTCTCACTACCTCTCGACTAGCTCTCCTAgcacctcatcctcctcgcccacCACCGCGTCTACCGCCGAACTGGAGATGCCAATGCAGCTCGAGTCGCTGTGGAGCAACATTGACCGCTACCTCTTCGCGGTCTACACGACCCTGCAGACGGGTGACGAGAGCTCGCTGCGGTCCTTGCGGTGCCCGAAACACCGAATGAGCTGGTACACAGTCATTTACaacgcctgcagcggcgacccTACCAAGTCGCGTGAGCTCTACGCACGCCTCGCactcctcctgctgcacctccttgAGTCCCACGTCCTCTTCCCCATCCTGCAGAATGTGGACCACAGCCGTGTGCAGTTTCTTACAGGCACGGAGGACTACAGAGGCACGCACGGAAGTGGAAGTGCCCAGCAGGATCAAAGTAGCCGCAGCGCCCCGACGGAAAGCGGCGCCactggtggcagcagcagcagcggctggagTCGTTTTAAGAacatcgccgctgctgctgccaccagtGAGCCGGTGCACAGGGCACCTTCAAAAGAAACGAACCGCAGCTCCTCCTACAGGAGGTCCTCCAGCGGGCACGGTAACACCAACGGCTCCTTCGCGTTTGTGAGGCGCCTGCTCTACCCCTCGTCGTACCCAACCGAGACAACCACAGCGGCGAGAACGACCCCAGTCGGCGGCGAAGGCAGTAAGATCAGCAAGGAGAAGGTCGGTGCAAGGTGGCCTCCGCAGTCGCCAAGAGCACCCGCGACACCAGCCCCGGTAGACGGTGGCGCAatcacgagcagcagcgttgtcGGCCGTGGCACCAGTTGGTTTGGGCAacaaggcagcagcgctcgctgGGGTGCTGCACCGACGTCAGGCCCGCACGGCACCTTctctcaccaccacgccCGCGTCGCATCAAAGACGGGGCGAGTACTCGTTGACgccgaagaggaggtgctgtCGGAGGTAAACACCATCTCTCCCGCATCGCGGCACTCACCTCGGCGACTTCAGCTCAGGGAAAgtagcagcgacagcagctctgcagcCGCTCTTGCGTCCTTCAACGACACCGAAGAGGGGAGCCCCGGGCTGCGCACaggcgctgacgacgacgaggacgaaTCACTACACACCATGAACTCTTACCTCTCTTCCGAACACATCGGTCCTCTAGGCCGCATccgcaccagcacacacTCGGGCGAAGACACgagtgccgcagctgtgcgcGAGGGTGGCATGGCGGAGCTACCGACGAACGCCATCTCGTCTCTCATGTCAACTCTGACGCCAGGCGACCACACGCTTtccccatctctctccccagACCCGTCTGTGATGACACCCATCATAGCCAGCAACACCACTTCCTCCCCAGTGAGGGACACTGCCGTAACCCTTGCCCCATCTGCGGCCAGCGTGACCACGAACGAAGCGGCAGCCTCGCCCACCGTCCTtgtcttctctgccacagcgacgacggcaacaCCCGCTGCACACGCCGCCGACCCCGCCCACCCCAACGAACGCCGCTTTAGTCTCTGCTACACATTCCTACAAGAGTGGCGAACGTTTCTGGTCTTCCGCAGCGTCGTACTCTCGTGCTTCCGCTACCTAGACCAGTACTACACCCGCCGCTTTGGCATGGACACGATCACGCTCATGTGCTTTAAAGTGTTCTACGTGGTCGTCTACGAGCCCCTTCGGCCACTGCTGCGGATGGAGCTGCGCTACCTCATGCAGTACGTGCGCGAGGTGTTCGAGACAACGGACCAGGTTGCATGGGAGCAGCTAGGGCTTATTCAAGAGACGTACCGTGTCATTAcagagctgctcctcctcgtgcagTCTACCTCGTCCTCCATGGTggctcagcagcaacagcagcagcagacgggGCCTAGTGtcagcggcggaggcgggggtacggcagcggcagtcggCGCAGCAACGGCGTCCGCAGCGAGAAGCCCCAACATCATGAACACCCCCCCAAGCCTCGTGGCCCCTTTTGCTGAAGGTGTGTCATCAGTGGTGGACCCACTCACGATCGCCActtcggcggtggcggagacgTCCGAGAGGAGTCACTCCGGCAGCCGTGCTCGAAGCGCTGTTAGCGGCCACAACTTCAGCACACCgagcagtgccgccagcACTCCCAATGTGGGCCTGCTCGACACgcgcaacagcgccagcaccgctgcaacTCCTTCTCCGGTagtcgctggaggagagagatCTGGCGCGCATTCACACGTCAGCAGACGACGTCGTTTGCTCTCTCTATTCACGAGTGGACGcctcggcgatggcgcaaaaggcggcagcaacagcggccgCGCCCAGCGAGCCACTTCCACCCCAGCGGACCTGCGACCGAGTCTGGCATCAGCGGCTTCGTCCGCGGCAGGACAACCCGCCCCCTTTGAAAGCAACCGTGGCGTCGGTGCTGACAACAAAGACATGCTGCGGTCGAAAGGGGGCCGTGATGGTGACAGCGGTGGTCTGTCGGCTAGGGATGAAGCGGATGGCCGAAGCgatcagcagcaggagggtGCGGTGAAGAGCTACTACATCGCTGCGCCTGCCGTGGTAGTGGACCTCCGCGGCACAGTTGAGCTACGTGATCGCCTCGAAGGCCATACGGCCGCCCATCACCTGACCACACAGGCACTAAAACAGTGGGAAGGCATGCCCGCTGACCGCCGGCCGCGTCTCGGCACTATCATCAAGGAGATTGCGAAGCCGTTGACAACCATCGTAATGGAGGATGTAGCCAACGAGTACGTCGCCGGTATCTACGCCTTCTACCGCTACAGACGTGACGCGCACCGCCGCAGTGAGCAAGGCCGCCGCGGCTACGTGGCTTGGGCAGTTAGtgtgaaggagctggagaggCATGTGTGGCGGCGGGTTCAGTTGCCCTTCCTGCACGCCTCGCTGCGGTCTGCACTGAACGAGGTGCTCGTTGTGGAGCCGCACCGCAGCATTCTGCTGGATACCCGCTTTGGGTTGCGTGCGCTGCTAGATGCATGGAGCGCGaacgtggaggcggcgggccTTTGCTTGGCCCCGCAGATGTCGGCCACCACGGCGTGGTCtagcggtgccgcagcgcaggtggGCGGCAGCGAGTACCTGGAGTCGCTGATATCGACTGGGTTGCGCGGTAGCCATCAGAGCCGCAGCTCACCCTTCCCGCATCAACGCACAAcccgctctcccttctttgAAGCTGATGAGATGCACGAGGAGACGTCACCGATATCATTTTCATTTTTAtccggagaggaggaaaagaaggacGACGGAAgacacagcggcagtggtgggggGGATTGGTGCAGGGTACAGTGGACGACCGCGGCGAGCGGCGACAGCCACAGCACGGTCGTCTCCGCCATcaaccgcggcagcggcaatcGCCTCACAGAAGATCGTGGGGCGTGGGCAGGCAGGGGGcgtggagagagacacccaTCTACAGTGGCTGTGGGATCCACGCCACGTGGGATGAGCAGTATGGACAACAGCATCTGGGCCCCACCCAAGGAAGCTGCGACgagcgctgcctccgcaCCTTACCAGGGACTTGCTGAGCAGCCATCCCCGTCCTCCGGTACCACCGCCTCTGTAGAAACCAGTTGGACCATTTCTGGCGAGGCCGAGGGCGATTTGGCGTCTGCGCTGGTCGCACTCGAGTCTCTCTATCGCCTTTTCACCGATGTTACCAAAGACGAGTGCTTTGTGCTGATGGCCGCCATCCTCATTACAAAGCTGATCCGTGATGCAGCGGACATCATTGAGCGATACCTGTGCGCTGTGAGCCGcccagcatcagcagcgccgtcgcagccgcacccgcaAACACCCGGGATTGAGTTCATGGCAGGCTTGGTCGGACTCATGGCGCGCTACACGGACCTCGTGGAGAGCGTCTTCCACAACCACGCGACCGTGCTTGGTGCCTTGTTCAACGCGATAGAGGAGCTGATGTGTCCCTTTCGCTGGACTCGAAAGGGAGCACTGCAGGCGTCTCAGCAGCGCGCCCACGAGGCGCTTATggcggctgcagcaacagcaacaccaaGGGCCTTAGGCAGGTCATTGAGCCAGTTCGCATCGAGCGCCGGCGCGGATCTGCCGAATGTGCTGCTCAGTCGAGACGCACGACAAGCCTCCATGCCGCTCATCGCGCTTGCGGCGAACTACCCACAAGCGGTACAGCAGTTAAAACTATCGGTGTTGGTTGCTCGCTACGTGGACTTtctcctgcagcaggagtGCCGGGGCAGTCGAGTGTTGAGTGGTAACCTTCACAAGCGTCTACGCCTCGTTGCACAACTGGTGGCACTGCTCGAGGACAAGGACACGTTTCTCGAGCACTACCGGCTGTGCTTGGCGCGGCGGTTGCTCAGTTATTCAAGTGGTCCGGTGCCACCACAGTCAGGAGCTCCGCCAGGAACGGTATCGGCGGCCGTGGGCGGAAAAGCAAAGCAGGCGTTGGCCGTCGGACGTGCCGTCCAGAGATCTTCTGCGTCGTTCTCGCCGAACTTGGAGGTGGAGCGCCTGCTCGTGAGTTTCCTTCAGTCGCACCTCGGCGTCACGGCCACACACGCCTTcgaggcgatgctgcgcgaTTACGAGGGGGCAGAGCGTACGCGAAACCTCTTCGAGCAGAAATTGGCCTACCTGGAGCTCCCTGCGAAGATACGGGTGCAGCTGATTGCCTCCGCTCAGTGGCCGGCCTACCCCATGCCTCCTCTGCAGGCGCAcacctcgctgcagcgcggcatgGAAGCGTTCCGGGACCACTATGCCCGGCAGCACCCCTCACGCGCTCTGTTGTGGGTCTTCAGCCTTGGCAGCGCCACCCTCACCGCCGAGTTCGTCTCTGGCACAAAGCAGGTGGTCGCGAGCACGCTTTCGGCAACGCTGCTCTTAGTGGTGAGTGACGCCTACAACGCGGAGGCGCCCGATGCGGCGCAAGCCGGCGTGCTCACGGGGGTTCAGCTAGCTCGCATACTCGGACTGCCCTTTCACGCTCTGCGGGCCCACCTGCACTTGCTGACGCAGCACCGGGCGTTTAACCTCCTGCGGTGGATTCCAGcgaacagcggcgccggtgcagcggcagcgttcATCATGGAGAACGACTCCTTTTCGCTGAACCCTTCCTATGCCCACACGCTACGTGCAATACGCTTGCCGCTACCCAAGGCTCATCCCACTGACGTGCCGTCTGGAGGCCCCCGCGCATTCGACGGTAGCACCGAACTCGCCACCCGCTCAGAGCCGTCTACAACCTCGTCTAGAGCAGCCGCGCCGGTGACAGCCTTTGCGGATGAAGATGCGGTTGTCGCTCGGCATGTGCAAGCGACACGTCGGGTACTGCTCGACGCGGCTCTTGTGCACATCCTCAAGAGTCACCGTGTCGTGCTCTTCGAGGACCTATTCCAGACTGTAGCAAAACACCTCTCGCGTCAGTTCGTACCCTCGCGACGCGATATtaaggcgcagctggagggaCTCATCGACCGCGATTACGTGAAGCGCAGCCCCAACGATCCAAAGATGTTTATTTACCTTTCGTAA